Proteins from a genomic interval of Rhodothermales bacterium:
- a CDS encoding VCBS repeat-containing protein, producing the protein MRVLLLALLVAGCTGTPQQPTEWVQEDGYRWRQLAVKGKGAGFTEVGGVDFMNVLSDAAIVQNRNRMNGSGVTIGDVDGDDRADIFFAAMESKPRLYRNLGDWTFEDVTEQAGLAAAPHWSTGAVFVDVDADRDLDLFLTVLTGPNVLYLNDGSGRFEATPAGVESGRGSMGAAFGDLTGDGVLDLYVANYKRIAARDTFPPDRLLFQNLVGPDGSVVPEMADHFRIDEVDGQPLRLELGEEDQFYRGNGDGTFTEVDPPVEVDRDWGLTVRIQDFSGDGEPDLYVANDFESPDYVSASQAGELTLGHTPNSSMAVTAADINRDGIPDVFVPDMLSPDPKARRFQAGTAAPVRIPPGDHHSVPQYMQNALFVSSGNQHMAEVAQAYGVEATEWTWGAEFLDVDLDGHEDLLMTTGHSFDVQDVDAQMREREAIRRVRSVEQFRSLILDYPRLELPNMSLRNIDGERFEPIDWGFTDEPDISHGMALGDLDGDGDLDVVVNRLNKPAGVFRNDASAPRIAVRFRLEGDNPFGIGYFAGGKEIIAGGGYLSGHEALISLPADSSLRLAHGAGRQSLRVQPNRLYEIQEYESGIRREGRPPPPFTDTLATHTDLPFDDRTLQPLLPHTLASNGPFLIKGDLDNDGQEELLITPGRRGRPQLLMADGTRIEGPEADGDWTGAAIQDGQIIAAVSGYETGTTGSLIRLDLEDGRLLETTRQPLDFVLTGPVVTTDNIVFVGARAEAGRYPIAQPSLLIPGGELEAGMVTGADFGDFDGDGDADLAVSNDWGRIRIFENRDGTFAEIDGPEETGPWRTVTWTDHNGDGRLDLFAGNLGWNSRLGAPDRDGKTVRLYHGDFDGNGTYDVLEAEYRNDIRDWSPILDFNTLRNALPGIARRVSSWHAYAGSSVEDLFGEDLQYLEANTLASTVFIQTDRGFEAQSLPFEVQWAPANAFGVQGDSLYIAQNFFPVFPESRTRHDAGRGLRLTPGSLKHLGVFGDQRGIARWREGVVIGLNAGPVVWIQW; encoded by the coding sequence GTGAGGGTACTGCTCCTGGCGTTGCTGGTGGCGGGCTGCACGGGCACGCCTCAACAGCCCACCGAGTGGGTGCAGGAAGACGGCTATCGCTGGCGGCAGCTGGCCGTGAAGGGCAAGGGCGCCGGTTTCACGGAGGTGGGAGGCGTCGACTTCATGAACGTGCTCTCCGACGCGGCCATCGTGCAGAACCGGAATCGCATGAACGGCTCCGGCGTGACGATCGGAGACGTGGACGGTGATGATCGCGCGGACATTTTCTTCGCGGCCATGGAGTCGAAGCCCAGGCTATACAGAAATCTGGGCGATTGGACCTTCGAGGACGTGACCGAACAGGCCGGCCTTGCGGCTGCGCCGCACTGGTCTACGGGCGCCGTGTTCGTGGACGTGGACGCCGATCGGGACCTGGATCTGTTTCTGACGGTGCTGACCGGCCCGAACGTGCTCTACCTCAATGACGGATCGGGCCGATTTGAGGCCACGCCCGCCGGTGTCGAGTCTGGACGGGGCAGCATGGGTGCCGCGTTCGGGGATCTGACGGGCGATGGGGTTCTGGATCTGTACGTGGCGAACTACAAGCGCATCGCGGCGCGGGATACGTTTCCTCCGGATCGGCTGCTGTTTCAGAATCTGGTGGGGCCCGACGGCTCCGTGGTCCCGGAGATGGCCGACCACTTTCGCATCGACGAGGTGGACGGACAGCCTTTGAGGTTGGAGTTGGGGGAGGAGGATCAGTTCTACCGGGGGAACGGAGACGGCACGTTTACGGAGGTCGATCCGCCGGTCGAAGTGGATCGGGACTGGGGGCTGACGGTCCGTATCCAGGACTTCAGTGGTGACGGGGAGCCGGATCTGTACGTGGCCAACGATTTCGAAAGCCCCGACTACGTGTCGGCATCACAAGCCGGGGAACTGACGCTTGGGCATACCCCGAATTCCAGCATGGCGGTGACCGCGGCCGACATCAACCGGGACGGCATCCCGGATGTATTTGTGCCCGACATGCTGAGCCCGGACCCGAAGGCGCGTCGCTTTCAGGCCGGTACGGCAGCTCCGGTGCGCATCCCGCCGGGCGACCACCATTCCGTGCCTCAGTACATGCAGAATGCCCTGTTCGTCTCGTCAGGAAATCAGCACATGGCGGAGGTGGCGCAGGCCTATGGGGTCGAGGCGACCGAGTGGACCTGGGGCGCCGAGTTCCTGGATGTGGATCTCGACGGGCATGAGGATCTGCTGATGACCACAGGCCACTCCTTCGACGTGCAGGATGTGGACGCCCAGATGCGCGAGCGGGAGGCCATCCGGCGCGTGCGATCCGTGGAGCAGTTCCGCAGCCTCATCCTCGACTACCCGCGACTGGAACTGCCCAACATGTCTTTGCGCAACATCGATGGCGAGCGCTTCGAGCCCATCGACTGGGGATTCACGGACGAGCCGGACATCTCCCACGGCATGGCGCTTGGTGACCTGGACGGGGACGGTGATCTGGATGTCGTGGTGAACCGCCTGAACAAACCGGCAGGGGTGTTTCGCAACGATGCATCGGCGCCGCGAATCGCGGTCAGATTCAGGCTGGAAGGTGACAACCCGTTCGGTATTGGCTACTTCGCCGGCGGCAAGGAGATCATTGCCGGTGGAGGCTACCTGTCCGGACATGAAGCCCTGATTTCTCTGCCTGCAGACAGCTCGCTCAGGCTGGCGCACGGGGCCGGCCGGCAGAGCTTGCGGGTTCAGCCGAATCGCCTCTACGAAATCCAGGAGTACGAGTCGGGAATCCGGCGCGAAGGCCGGCCGCCGCCGCCCTTCACCGACACCCTCGCCACCCACACCGACCTCCCTTTCGACGACCGCACGCTTCAACCGCTTCTGCCGCACACGCTGGCCTCCAACGGCCCGTTCCTCATCAAGGGAGATCTCGACAACGACGGACAGGAGGAACTGCTGATCACCCCCGGTCGACGCGGGCGCCCACAACTGCTGATGGCCGATGGCACCCGCATCGAGGGCCCGGAAGCCGACGGCGACTGGACCGGCGCCGCGATCCAGGACGGACAGATAATCGCGGCCGTATCGGGCTACGAGACCGGCACCACCGGCTCGCTGATCCGCCTTGATCTGGAGGACGGCCGTCTTCTCGAAACGACACGTCAACCGCTGGATTTCGTGCTAACCGGCCCGGTGGTCACGACCGACAACATCGTCTTCGTAGGTGCCCGGGCCGAGGCCGGCCGCTACCCCATCGCCCAGCCGAGCCTGCTCATTCCCGGCGGCGAACTGGAAGCGGGCATGGTCACGGGGGCCGACTTCGGCGATTTTGACGGCGACGGTGACGCCGATCTGGCGGTGAGCAACGATTGGGGGCGGATCCGCATCTTCGAGAACCGCGATGGCACCTTCGCTGAGATCGACGGCCCGGAGGAAACCGGCCCGTGGCGAACCGTGACATGGACCGACCACAACGGCGACGGGCGCCTGGACCTCTTCGCCGGAAATCTGGGCTGGAATTCGCGTCTGGGCGCGCCGGACCGGGACGGCAAAACGGTTCGCCTGTACCACGGCGACTTCGATGGCAACGGCACCTACGATGTGCTGGAGGCCGAATACCGGAACGATATCCGCGATTGGAGCCCGATCCTGGACTTCAATACGCTGCGCAACGCCCTCCCCGGTATCGCGCGCCGGGTGAGTTCGTGGCATGCCTATGCCGGCTCCAGCGTGGAGGACCTGTTCGGGGAGGATCTCCAGTACCTCGAAGCCAATACGCTCGCGAGTACCGTCTTCATCCAGACGGACCGCGGGTTTGAGGCCCAGAGCCTGCCCTTTGAGGTTCAGTGGGCGCCTGCCAACGCATTCGGCGTGCAGGGAGACTCGCTGTACATCGCCCAGAATTTCTTCCCGGTGTTTCCGGAAAGCAGAACCCGGCATGATGCGGGACGTGGATTGCGGCTCACGCCTGGAAGCCTGAAGCATCTCGGCGTCTTCGGGGATCAGCGGGGCATCGCGCGCTGGCGGGAGGGCGTGGTGATCGGCCTGAATGCCGGCCCGGTAGTGTGGATCCAGTGGTGA
- a CDS encoding CRTAC1 family protein, whose amino-acid sequence MRWLPVIALLAACGAPPQPTDMDGTAAMAARLAALADSTEANPIINAHANSARVARLIENGPPPSPEQRLFWEINLAQERLRAGDNEGAIAGFEAALEQSERFPPAQKLALLDLLAISYMRLGEQENCIDDPSADRCIWPIVENGVHRYPRGSQNAIERYEEILAQDPDDLNSRWLLNVAYMTLGAWPDGVPPAQRLPTPASEASMPRFLDRAGPTGTDVEGLSGGVVMEDFDEDGLLDIMASSWGLRDPLRLFLNDGQGGFQEADTGLDGITGGLNLVHADYDNDGDADVLVLRGAWLYHGWPNSLLRNEGNGRFVDVTLAAGLGGEFPSHSAAWSDYDNDGWLDVFVGHETNPEAGFIPSQLFRNRGDGTFEDVSESTGLRAIGYVKGAVWGDVDNDGRPDLYVSNLYGANQLWMNRPEGFVESAREAGVTEPEDSFPTWFWDENNDGHLDLFVSGWRAMAGDVAAEYLDLPHRAEPPRLFRNRGDGTFEDVTAERRLDRVLYTMGANFGDLNGDGWLDLYLGTGDPDFRALMPNRMFIGGPDGFREVTEAGGFGHLQKGHGVAFGDLDHDGDQDVYAVMGGAFEGDVFRNVLFENPLDVQSWATLRLEGTTSNRSAVGARVRAVAGGRSLHRLVGSGGSFGAQSFRVYLGLNGATRIDTLEVTWPSGRTDVFTDLPVRAHYALSEGAEAPTPLNLPGFRLSDQPPDHAH is encoded by the coding sequence GTGAGGTGGCTTCCGGTGATAGCGCTCCTGGCGGCCTGCGGCGCCCCGCCCCAGCCGACCGACATGGACGGCACCGCCGCCATGGCCGCGCGCCTGGCCGCACTCGCCGATTCCACCGAGGCCAATCCCATCATCAACGCGCACGCCAACAGTGCGCGCGTGGCACGCCTGATCGAAAACGGCCCGCCGCCATCGCCTGAGCAACGGCTCTTCTGGGAGATCAACCTGGCCCAGGAGCGACTGCGCGCGGGAGACAACGAAGGGGCCATCGCCGGTTTCGAGGCCGCCCTGGAGCAGTCGGAGCGGTTTCCCCCTGCGCAGAAACTGGCCCTGCTGGATCTGCTCGCGATCTCCTACATGCGCCTTGGCGAGCAGGAAAACTGTATCGACGATCCAAGCGCCGATCGATGCATCTGGCCGATCGTGGAGAATGGCGTGCACCGCTATCCGCGCGGCTCGCAGAACGCGATTGAGCGCTATGAGGAGATCCTCGCGCAGGATCCCGATGACCTGAACAGTCGCTGGCTGCTCAACGTCGCGTACATGACGCTGGGAGCATGGCCGGACGGCGTGCCGCCTGCACAGAGGCTGCCGACACCCGCATCCGAAGCCTCGATGCCGCGCTTCCTGGACCGCGCAGGCCCCACAGGCACGGACGTGGAAGGCCTTTCGGGCGGCGTGGTCATGGAGGACTTCGATGAGGACGGCCTGCTGGACATTATGGCGTCGAGCTGGGGACTTCGCGACCCGCTACGGCTCTTTCTGAACGATGGGCAGGGTGGTTTCCAGGAGGCAGACACCGGCCTGGACGGCATCACCGGCGGCCTCAATCTGGTGCATGCCGACTACGACAACGACGGCGACGCGGACGTGCTGGTCCTGCGTGGAGCCTGGCTCTACCACGGGTGGCCGAACTCCCTGCTGCGAAACGAAGGGAATGGCCGGTTTGTGGATGTCACCCTGGCAGCCGGACTGGGCGGTGAGTTTCCCAGCCACTCTGCCGCCTGGTCCGACTACGACAACGACGGCTGGCTGGATGTCTTCGTCGGGCATGAAACCAACCCCGAGGCAGGGTTCATTCCAAGCCAGCTGTTCCGCAACCGTGGCGACGGCACGTTTGAGGACGTCAGCGAATCCACTGGCCTGCGAGCCATCGGGTACGTCAAGGGCGCGGTGTGGGGAGACGTGGACAATGACGGGCGTCCGGACCTGTACGTCTCCAACCTGTACGGAGCCAACCAGCTCTGGATGAATCGGCCGGAGGGGTTCGTGGAGTCCGCCCGAGAGGCAGGCGTCACAGAGCCCGAGGATTCCTTCCCGACTTGGTTCTGGGACGAGAACAATGACGGCCACCTGGACCTTTTCGTCTCCGGCTGGCGCGCCATGGCGGGCGATGTGGCCGCAGAATACCTGGACCTGCCGCACCGGGCTGAGCCGCCGCGGCTGTTCCGTAATCGGGGAGACGGCACCTTCGAGGACGTGACAGCGGAGCGGCGTCTGGATCGCGTGCTGTACACTATGGGTGCCAACTTCGGCGACCTGAATGGCGACGGCTGGCTGGATCTCTACCTGGGCACCGGGGATCCAGACTTTCGCGCGTTGATGCCGAACCGCATGTTCATCGGAGGCCCGGACGGCTTCCGGGAGGTGACCGAAGCCGGCGGTTTCGGCCATCTGCAGAAGGGGCATGGCGTGGCGTTCGGGGACCTGGACCACGACGGCGATCAGGACGTCTATGCCGTAATGGGAGGCGCATTCGAAGGGGACGTCTTCCGGAACGTGCTGTTTGAAAACCCGCTGGACGTGCAGTCGTGGGCGACGCTGCGTCTGGAGGGCACGACCAGCAATCGGTCTGCCGTGGGAGCACGCGTGCGCGCAGTGGCCGGAGGCCGAAGCCTCCACCGGCTGGTCGGGTCGGGTGGCAGCTTTGGCGCCCAGTCGTTTCGCGTCTACCTCGGGCTGAACGGGGCTACGCGCATCGATACCCTGGAGGTCACCTGGCCGTCTGGCCGAACGGACGTGTTCACGGATCTGCCGGTACGCGCCCACTATGCCCTGTCGGAGGGCGCCGAGGCACCGACACCCCTCAACCTGCCCGGATTCCGGCTGTCGGATCAGCCCCCCGATCATGCGCATTGA
- a CDS encoding GWxTD domain-containing protein codes for MPRLLRFAVLAAVSLFCALPLHAQAERDYFNAGMRAFEAGDFGAAAAQFDSLVARSAAWSDLEYGAAAYWLGAALRETGQDSAGVAAWRAGVMAMLEQGSFDVRLADSYLDHLMAAPGRLDEALPTAVDLYVNLLYNVDALLDEEESARLRRHVAQLALVAPAGVMQDAGRGDALGAGATWSARSGAGPLLVTWWRSQDPVPATRSNERLEEHLRRVAHVQREFSDVDRPAGVDDRGEIYLRYGPPEEEIKVRFDDPVLTDIVYRPGVAVSLSDFPDNEFWVFGHIDRSAWFLFVEDKGSYRIAETEDLVPNQLRTGFGPSQRGRIKAGMTIAVLQNIFRQLAPLHPDFAIRYAEVDNYAMRMPEFQPGRLANRTSGSLAAIPGGVTGETQAEQPTAFIQTMMVKSRTEDDESISRREEYAPRVYTEALSDAGELRMGYRTVRYLEPDGSTRTVIHWSPEPGELRPGRGERRILDEMAYEDSGRYLLTLTAVQKTAEYLDRVVHTDRFLVDDLPNQDEAIPVQQTTLLGDTTLFNVAMQWDQYAMGASRTRKGPRIRVATAQLDSLPPLNADPGVLEMSDLLPMTALLASSPADFVPTPYPFGTLTRELQLALSFEVYHLAFGADDQTRYTVSFDVARNDSRGGFLSLRGRDQGTSSSFQSTGTSRKANEMILIDLQSWEGSGELDITVTVTDDVSGQAITRDITFELR; via the coding sequence ATGCCTCGATTGCTTCGATTCGCGGTCCTCGCAGCCGTTTCCCTGTTCTGTGCGCTGCCCCTGCACGCGCAGGCTGAGCGCGACTATTTCAACGCGGGTATGCGGGCGTTCGAGGCGGGGGACTTCGGCGCCGCGGCCGCCCAGTTTGATTCCCTGGTGGCACGGTCGGCGGCCTGGTCGGACCTCGAGTATGGTGCTGCGGCTTATTGGCTTGGGGCGGCTCTGCGGGAGACCGGACAGGACAGCGCAGGCGTAGCTGCATGGAGAGCGGGGGTCATGGCGATGCTCGAACAGGGCTCCTTCGATGTCCGCCTGGCTGATTCCTATCTGGATCATCTCATGGCGGCACCCGGGCGCCTGGACGAGGCTCTTCCGACGGCCGTGGATCTTTACGTCAACCTGCTCTACAACGTCGATGCGCTGCTGGACGAGGAAGAATCTGCACGGTTGCGCAGACATGTCGCGCAACTGGCCCTGGTTGCTCCCGCGGGAGTCATGCAGGACGCAGGGCGCGGGGACGCTCTGGGCGCAGGGGCGACCTGGAGTGCTCGATCCGGTGCGGGACCGCTCCTGGTTACCTGGTGGCGCAGCCAGGATCCGGTGCCGGCCACAAGGAGCAACGAGCGGTTGGAAGAGCATTTACGCCGCGTTGCCCACGTCCAGCGCGAATTCTCCGATGTGGATCGGCCCGCTGGTGTGGACGACCGTGGGGAGATCTACCTGCGCTACGGCCCGCCGGAGGAAGAAATCAAAGTCCGCTTCGATGACCCGGTGCTCACCGACATCGTATATCGACCCGGTGTGGCGGTGAGTCTCTCGGATTTCCCGGACAACGAGTTCTGGGTGTTCGGCCATATCGACCGCTCGGCGTGGTTCCTGTTCGTCGAGGACAAGGGATCCTATCGCATCGCGGAGACGGAGGATCTGGTACCCAACCAATTGCGCACCGGATTCGGCCCCAGCCAGCGCGGCCGCATCAAGGCGGGCATGACCATCGCTGTGCTGCAGAACATCTTCCGGCAACTGGCGCCCCTGCATCCGGACTTCGCCATCCGGTATGCGGAGGTGGATAACTACGCCATGCGCATGCCGGAATTCCAGCCTGGGCGCCTGGCCAATCGTACCTCCGGCAGTCTGGCTGCGATTCCCGGTGGCGTCACGGGGGAGACCCAGGCAGAGCAGCCGACGGCATTTATCCAGACCATGATGGTCAAGTCGCGGACCGAGGATGATGAGTCGATCTCCCGCAGGGAAGAGTACGCGCCCAGGGTCTACACAGAGGCGCTCTCCGATGCCGGCGAACTGCGGATGGGTTATCGCACAGTGCGCTACCTGGAACCCGACGGTTCCACGCGCACGGTCATTCACTGGAGCCCTGAGCCCGGCGAACTGAGACCTGGCCGGGGCGAGCGCCGCATCCTGGATGAGATGGCCTACGAAGACAGCGGGCGCTATCTCCTGACGTTGACGGCCGTTCAGAAGACGGCGGAATACCTGGACCGCGTCGTGCACACAGACCGTTTCCTGGTCGATGACCTCCCGAACCAGGACGAGGCCATTCCGGTGCAGCAGACGACGCTGCTCGGCGACACGACGCTCTTCAACGTCGCCATGCAGTGGGACCAGTATGCCATGGGTGCCTCGCGCACCAGGAAGGGCCCCCGCATTCGAGTGGCCACCGCGCAGCTGGACAGTCTGCCGCCGCTCAACGCTGATCCGGGTGTGCTGGAGATGAGTGATCTCCTGCCGATGACGGCGCTGTTGGCGTCCAGCCCGGCTGACTTCGTTCCCACGCCGTACCCGTTCGGCACCCTGACGCGCGAACTGCAGCTGGCACTCTCGTTTGAGGTCTATCACCTGGCCTTCGGTGCGGATGACCAGACGCGATACACGGTGTCGTTCGACGTCGCTCGCAACGACAGCCGCGGCGGATTCCTGTCGCTGCGAGGGCGCGATCAGGGCACCAGTTCCAGCTTCCAGAGCACCGGCACCTCCCGCAAGGCCAACGAAATGATCCTGATCGATCTGCAATCCTGGGAGGGAAGTGGCGAACTCGACATCACGGTAACCGTCACGGATGATGTGAGCGGCCAGGCCATCACCCGTGACATCACGTTTGAGTTGCGGTGA
- a CDS encoding methylated-DNA--[protein]-cysteine S-methyltransferase, which yields MSTNPDFFDRVYQVVEAIPHGRVTTYGHIARHLGLASSARTVGWALGSAGASHLPCHRVVNRFGALTGRMKFRTPFAMEESLRSEGVTFLDDGTVDLSLHLWDPGEPDG from the coding sequence GTGAGCACGAACCCGGACTTCTTTGACCGGGTCTACCAGGTAGTGGAGGCCATCCCACACGGCCGCGTTACCACCTATGGTCACATCGCCCGTCATCTCGGCCTTGCGTCGAGTGCGCGCACGGTGGGATGGGCGCTGGGCAGTGCGGGGGCCTCGCACCTTCCGTGTCACCGGGTGGTGAATCGATTCGGGGCGCTCACCGGCCGCATGAAGTTCAGAACGCCCTTCGCCATGGAGGAGTCCCTGCGCAGTGAGGGAGTGACGTTTCTGGATGACGGGACGGTGGACCTGTCATTGCACCTGTGGGATCCGGGCGAGCCCGACGGGTAG
- the aroA gene encoding 3-phosphoshikimate 1-carboxyvinyltransferase gives MGKNPDIQTVRTAHGLSGRVRLPGDKSVAHRSALFAALGDGTSRIVDFPSAADPQSTLSCLRALGVEIVSDEHGIVLVDGRGRDGWKQPAEALDCGNSGTTMRLIAGLLAGRSFDTTLVGDASLQSRPMGRIADPLGLMGARIELTEGTAPMTIRGSSLTGVTYRLPVASAQVKSAVLLAGLFAHGETTVIETEPSRDHTERMLGLPVLELGGERHITTSREVVIQPATYAVPGDFSAAAFFLVAGSIVPNALVKLHGVGMNRSRTGLLDVLTAMGADIRVTGERVHGGEPLADLEVRTAALSGVSIGRGIIANLIDEIPILAVAACAADGPTSIREAGELRVKETDRIRAMVDNLRALGANVDEHEDGLTIHGPCRLRGAEVQAFHDHRIAMAMAVAGLVAEGQTTVHGAQAAAVSFPHFWDALDEIVWN, from the coding sequence ATGGGAAAAAACCCCGACATACAAACGGTGCGAACGGCGCACGGCCTGTCGGGCCGCGTACGCCTGCCCGGCGACAAGAGCGTCGCCCATCGATCCGCGCTGTTCGCGGCGCTGGGGGACGGCACCAGTCGCATCGTGGATTTCCCCTCTGCCGCAGATCCGCAGTCCACCCTGTCCTGCCTGAGGGCGCTGGGCGTAGAGATCGTGTCCGATGAGCACGGCATCGTGCTTGTAGACGGTCGCGGCCGTGACGGTTGGAAGCAGCCGGCCGAGGCCCTCGACTGTGGCAACTCGGGCACCACGATGCGACTGATAGCAGGGCTGCTGGCCGGGCGGTCCTTCGACACGACGCTGGTGGGTGATGCGTCCCTGCAGAGTCGACCCATGGGGCGCATCGCAGACCCACTGGGCTTGATGGGAGCCCGCATCGAATTGACGGAAGGAACCGCGCCCATGACCATCCGGGGGTCGAGCCTGACAGGTGTGACCTACCGGCTGCCTGTGGCGTCGGCACAGGTGAAGTCGGCTGTCCTGCTGGCTGGTCTGTTTGCGCACGGTGAGACGACCGTCATCGAGACCGAGCCGTCACGCGACCATACCGAGCGCATGCTCGGCCTGCCGGTTCTGGAACTGGGCGGTGAACGGCACATCACGACCTCGCGGGAGGTTGTGATCCAGCCGGCGACGTACGCGGTGCCGGGTGACTTCTCGGCGGCTGCCTTCTTTCTGGTGGCGGGGTCCATTGTGCCCAACGCGCTGGTCAAGCTGCACGGCGTGGGCATGAACCGCTCACGCACCGGCCTGCTGGATGTGCTGACAGCGATGGGGGCCGACATCCGGGTGACCGGAGAGCGGGTGCACGGTGGCGAGCCCCTCGCAGACCTGGAGGTGCGCACGGCGGCGCTGTCGGGGGTCAGCATCGGCAGAGGCATCATTGCCAACCTCATCGACGAGATCCCCATTCTTGCTGTGGCCGCGTGCGCCGCCGATGGGCCTACCTCAATCCGCGAGGCGGGCGAACTGCGCGTCAAGGAAACGGACCGGATTCGCGCGATGGTGGACAATCTCCGCGCGCTGGGTGCGAACGTGGACGAGCACGAGGACGGCCTGACCATCCACGGACCGTGTCGACTCCGGGGCGCCGAGGTGCAGGCGTTCCACGATCACCGAATCGCGATGGCCATGGCGGTGGCCGGCCTCGTGGCGGAGGGCCAAACGACCGTGCATGGTGCTCAGGCGGCCGCAGTGTCGTTCCCTCACTTCTGGGATGCGCTCGACGAGATCGTCTGGAACTGA
- the add gene encoding adenosine deaminase — protein MPELTPDQIAAWPKAELHVHLDGSLRPATMVDLAARQGKLDRLPARDAAGLRTAVRAIDDAGSLEGYLAFFDLTLVLMQTPDALKRVASEFIEDVARENVRYVEVRFSPLLHTAEGMTYEHVVDAVLEGLTEAGGRCGVEFGLIICALRGKHADESLQMAQLAVAHHHRGVVAFDLAGPEAGHPARAHLESFYHARNNLMALTIHAGESWGPSSIRQALFYCGAHRIGHGIAAVQDPELLDYLVLHQIPLEVCPTSNVQTQVAPDFARHPLKQLVEAGAQVSVNTDSRLFSTDTLSEELYRAHARCGLTAAQVRECVRNGFRSAFLPASKKHTYLDQLEKAFSA, from the coding sequence ATGCCTGAACTCACCCCGGACCAGATCGCGGCCTGGCCGAAAGCCGAATTGCACGTCCATCTGGACGGATCGCTCAGGCCGGCCACCATGGTCGATCTTGCCGCCAGGCAGGGGAAGCTGGACCGTCTGCCTGCTCGCGACGCGGCGGGTCTGCGAACGGCAGTGCGTGCCATCGATGACGCCGGTAGCCTGGAGGGCTACCTCGCGTTCTTCGACCTGACGCTGGTCCTCATGCAGACGCCTGACGCGCTGAAACGCGTGGCTTCGGAATTCATCGAGGACGTGGCCCGCGAAAACGTGCGCTATGTGGAGGTCCGGTTCTCCCCGCTGCTGCACACGGCAGAGGGCATGACCTATGAACATGTGGTCGATGCGGTTCTGGAGGGGCTCACCGAAGCAGGTGGGCGGTGTGGTGTCGAGTTCGGCCTGATCATCTGCGCCCTGCGTGGCAAGCACGCGGACGAATCTCTGCAAATGGCCCAGTTGGCGGTGGCGCATCATCACCGCGGCGTGGTGGCATTCGACCTGGCCGGCCCGGAGGCGGGCCACCCTGCACGCGCGCACCTGGAGAGCTTCTACCACGCCCGCAACAACCTGATGGCGCTAACCATCCACGCCGGGGAGTCCTGGGGGCCCAGCAGCATTCGGCAGGCGTTGTTCTACTGCGGTGCCCACCGCATCGGTCACGGTATCGCGGCGGTGCAGGATCCCGAGTTGCTGGACTATCTCGTCCTGCATCAGATTCCACTTGAGGTATGTCCCACCTCCAACGTGCAAACCCAGGTAGCACCCGACTTTGCGCGGCATCCCCTCAAGCAGCTCGTGGAGGCCGGGGCGCAAGTCAGCGTCAACACTGACAGCCGACTGTTCTCGACCGATACGCTCAGCGAGGAACTGTATCGGGCACACGCGCGGTGCGGCCTGACCGCCGCCCAGGTCCGGGAATGCGTGCGCAACGGTTTCCGGTCCGCGTTCCTTCCCGCCTCGAAGAAGCATACCTACCTGGACCAACTCGAGAAGGCCTTCTCCGCCTGA
- a CDS encoding twin-arginine translocase TatA/TatE family subunit: MGSLGPFEIALIFLVILLVFGAKRIPEIARGLGKGIREFKTATREISNEFNTEAPPNRIQPPAPPAQAPAPRTPEHTQQTGNTEAG; encoded by the coding sequence ATGGGAAGCCTAGGCCCCTTCGAGATCGCACTCATCTTTCTGGTGATCCTGCTGGTGTTCGGCGCCAAGCGCATTCCGGAGATTGCCCGCGGACTGGGCAAGGGGATCCGTGAGTTCAAAACGGCCACCCGGGAGATCTCCAACGAGTTCAACACCGAGGCCCCGCCAAATCGCATTCAGCCGCCCGCTCCACCAGCGCAGGCGCCTGCGCCGCGCACCCCGGAGCACACGCAGCAGACGGGTAATACCGAGGCCGGGTGA